In the genome of Desulfovibrio sp. JC010, one region contains:
- a CDS encoding ATPase, T2SS/T4P/T4SS family — protein sequence MDERLVRNLLHNMGPTIVSALEDEKVVEIMVNPDGKLWIEKLGEEMAVAGALASSQTAMIISLVASALDTTVTDKNPIIEGELPAEKPLNGSRFEGLYPPVVRSASFTIRKKASRVIPLEDYVVSGVMNHEVMKGTLAAVKDKKNIVVIGGTGSGKTTLVNGIIKSISEVSPADRLVIIEDTAELQSQSRNSIFLHTTPYTSIQSLVRATMRLRPDRILV from the coding sequence ATGGATGAGCGGCTTGTCAGAAACCTGTTGCACAACATGGGACCGACCATTGTTTCAGCTCTTGAAGATGAAAAAGTAGTTGAAATCATGGTCAACCCGGACGGCAAGCTCTGGATTGAAAAACTCGGTGAGGAAATGGCGGTTGCCGGTGCTCTTGCTTCCAGTCAGACCGCCATGATCATTTCATTGGTTGCCAGTGCTCTGGACACAACCGTTACCGACAAAAATCCCATCATTGAGGGTGAATTGCCCGCCGAAAAACCGCTCAACGGCAGTCGCTTTGAAGGCTTGTATCCGCCAGTCGTGCGCAGTGCTTCTTTTACCATCAGGAAAAAGGCCAGCCGGGTCATTCCTCTGGAAGACTACGTGGTCAGCGGGGTCATGAATCATGAAGTCATGAAAGGGACTCTGGCCGCCGTGAAGGACAAGAAAAATATTGTCGTCATCGGTGGGACCGGGTCCGGCAAGACCACGCTGGTCAACGGCATTATCAAATCAATTTCGGAAGTCTCCCCTGCCGACCGGCTGGTCATCATCGAAGACACTGCTGAGTTGCAAAGCCAGTCCCGCAACTCAATTTTTCTGCACACCACTCCGTACACCTCCATCCAGTCATTGGTCCGGGCGACAATGAGGCTTCGCCCGGACCGGATACTTGT
- a CDS encoding P-loop NTPase yields the protein MATINMIMQGKGGVGKSFIASLLTQYLQESGKEISCVDTDPVNATFAGYNSFDVTTLDIMKDNDIDPRRFDKLVELMLALPDEADMVIDNGAATFVPLASYLDGNQVFQMLAESEIQINLHTVITGGQALPDTLSGLGSLFKTFNVPIYVWINHYFGPISAKDKGFEEFKVYKDNSHRIAALIRIPQKKKETFGKDLENLLTAKMSFEEAQDSTLPIMTRQRLKMIWKEIQQELSNSGL from the coding sequence ATGGCGACAATCAACATGATCATGCAAGGCAAGGGCGGTGTAGGCAAAAGCTTTATAGCCAGTCTGCTTACCCAGTATCTTCAGGAATCCGGGAAAGAAATATCCTGTGTGGACACAGATCCAGTGAATGCTACATTTGCCGGTTACAATAGTTTTGACGTCACTACGCTGGACATCATGAAAGATAACGACATTGATCCCAGAAGATTCGATAAACTCGTTGAACTCATGCTGGCCCTTCCCGATGAAGCGGACATGGTCATTGATAACGGTGCGGCCACTTTTGTCCCTCTAGCGAGCTACCTTGACGGAAATCAAGTTTTTCAGATGCTCGCCGAGTCAGAAATCCAAATCAACCTGCATACGGTCATTACTGGCGGTCAGGCCTTGCCGGACACCCTTAGCGGCCTTGGTTCACTGTTCAAAACCTTCAATGTTCCCATCTATGTCTGGATTAATCACTACTTCGGCCCCATCAGCGCAAAGGACAAGGGCTTTGAAGAGTTCAAGGTCTATAAAGACAACTCACACCGCATTGCCGCGCTAATCCGTATCCCCCAGAAGAAAAAAGAAACCTTCGGCAAGGATCTTGAAAATCTTCTCACCGCAAAAATGTCGTTCGAAGAAGCGCAAGACTCAACGCTTCCGATCATGACCCGTCAGCGTTTGAAGATGATCTGGAAAGAAATTCAGCAGGAACTTTCAAACAGTGGACTTTAA
- a CDS encoding TraK family protein, with protein MNKNKGFAKIEFIANLGVINRLHEKGFNKKMIYKTLIKEEKITMSYPTYCRYHRTKTNETNS; from the coding sequence ATGAACAAAAATAAAGGTTTCGCAAAAATCGAATTCATTGCCAACTTGGGCGTAATAAACAGACTTCACGAGAAAGGATTCAACAAAAAAATGATCTATAAGACACTGATAAAGGAAGAAAAAATAACCATGTCCTATCCAACATACTGTCGCTATCACCGAACTAAAACCAATGAAACCAACAGCTAA